The Antarctobacter heliothermus genome includes a window with the following:
- a CDS encoding TylF/MycF/NovP-related O-methyltransferase, giving the protein MRVKSAIEAVLRRSPPLYRLGSRLYHKMNPEFRTLSPGAPGAIQKAFEFGRTDPDASAFSGDYHEFGLFRGGTFLAAGQIVDEMGLKDVRLYGYDSFEGLPEATGLDAGDPRFFEGQFACSREEVEANLAGHGMDMSRAVLVEGFYEDSLTEELHAAHPFRPASVVLLDCDYYSSTICAMDWLDRYIRAGTVLLFDDWFSYGNDPDMGQPKALEDWLAARPQWRVEQLDDFEENGRGFVVRNA; this is encoded by the coding sequence ATGCGTGTGAAATCAGCGATTGAAGCCGTTCTACGGCGCTCGCCTCCGCTCTACCGGCTCGGCTCGCGGCTGTATCACAAGATGAACCCCGAGTTCCGAACGTTGAGCCCCGGAGCGCCCGGCGCGATCCAGAAGGCGTTCGAGTTCGGTCGCACCGACCCGGATGCGTCGGCCTTTTCCGGCGACTACCACGAATTCGGCCTGTTCCGTGGCGGGACGTTTCTGGCGGCAGGCCAAATTGTCGATGAAATGGGCCTGAAAGACGTGCGTCTTTATGGCTACGACTCTTTTGAAGGCCTGCCAGAGGCCACGGGCCTCGACGCCGGCGATCCACGTTTCTTCGAGGGGCAGTTTGCCTGCTCGCGCGAAGAGGTCGAGGCGAACCTGGCCGGGCACGGCATGGACATGTCGCGCGCCGTACTTGTCGAAGGCTTCTATGAAGACTCGCTCACCGAAGAGCTGCATGCGGCACATCCGTTTCGGCCCGCTTCGGTCGTGTTGCTTGACTGCGATTACTATTCCTCGACGATCTGCGCGATGGACTGGCTTGATCGCTACATCCGTGCCGGAACGGTTCTTCTGTTCGACGACTGGTTCAGCTACGGAAACGACCCCGACATGGGACAGCCCAAGGCTCTGGAAGACTGGCTGGCGGCGCGGCCGCAGTGGCGGGTCGAGCAATTGGATGATTTCGAGGAAAACGGGCGCGGATTTGTCGTCCGGAACGCCTGA
- a CDS encoding family 16 glycosylhydrolase: protein MKIFAGQLVQCPRIALILAAVCGIGLSAVDAKAQPEGAFLSRFDDGKPFPEGWRISHFAVKDSHYKTIWKRQSVTHGRAKGTPLELWLHPAPAEAQHDFFGSEIQRARRTYYGHYEVEMTAAPGDGVISSFFLYTGPFFGDPHDEIDFEFLGRDTTKVWINRFAKGKNLPGKWLDLGFDAAAGPHLYALDWLPDRLVWYVDGREFYRIEAPDHAIPDIPGRIYINIWTGGTGQAQWSGTAAPDTRSVVTYHCISYRPPDEAAPMCSEQEIATLDVDD, encoded by the coding sequence ATGAAGATATTCGCCGGTCAACTAGTCCAGTGCCCGCGTATCGCGCTTATTCTCGCTGCTGTCTGTGGAATCGGCCTTTCAGCCGTCGACGCAAAGGCACAGCCGGAAGGTGCCTTCCTGTCGCGGTTCGACGATGGCAAGCCATTTCCCGAAGGCTGGCGTATCAGCCATTTCGCCGTCAAGGACTCTCACTACAAGACGATCTGGAAACGCCAATCCGTGACGCATGGCAGGGCCAAGGGTACCCCGCTGGAACTTTGGCTACATCCCGCGCCAGCTGAGGCGCAGCATGACTTTTTTGGCTCCGAGATCCAGCGCGCCCGACGCACCTATTACGGCCATTACGAGGTCGAGATGACAGCGGCCCCAGGGGACGGCGTGATTTCAAGCTTCTTCCTCTACACCGGGCCCTTTTTCGGGGATCCGCACGACGAGATCGATTTCGAGTTCCTCGGTCGCGACACGACCAAAGTCTGGATCAACCGGTTCGCCAAGGGCAAGAACCTGCCCGGCAAGTGGCTTGACCTCGGGTTCGACGCGGCCGCGGGACCGCACCTTTATGCGTTGGACTGGCTCCCGGATCGGCTGGTCTGGTATGTCGATGGCCGGGAGTTCTACCGTATCGAGGCCCCGGATCATGCCATCCCGGACATCCCGGGGCGCATCTACATCAATATATGGACCGGCGGCACCGGTCAGGCACAGTGGTCCGGCACCGCCGCCCCCGACACCAGGTCCGTCGTGACCTACCACTGCATCTCCTACCGCCCCCCGGACGAGGCGGCGCCCATGTGCTCAGAGCAAGAGATCGCCACGCTGGATGTCGATGATTGA
- a CDS encoding glycosyltransferase family 1 protein, whose protein sequence is MEIFDCLVVADARFAGGSTAALVTDVTAMSGLGLRVGLLFVRSAYLDDSRDPPNPKALALADLPGVTRLSPGCAAHGRLAFLHHPLVFARGIEERANLSADRAVIVAHHLPFRADGSLEYNPLDAIRRARAALGLSAWIAPVSGMVRAQIAAFAPFLRQTSVDWPNVFDVSDWTITRQPFPDSGPLTIGRHGRSDPLKFPATGPDIDASLPVGPDLKVRVLGCPTAALAGKGAHPEGWEALEFGAEAVPDFLNSLDVFVYHYHPRLNEAFGRTVVEAGLCGRPLLLDPRLQQTFGDLAAYCTPTEVRNAVDRLASDPAAARDKASDVRRRMAALYASESLGARLEQIADDHGETSRQGAAVSPLVLAKKLGGHYRRRLSGKTG, encoded by the coding sequence GTGGAAATCTTCGATTGCCTCGTCGTTGCAGATGCGCGTTTTGCAGGCGGCAGCACCGCCGCGCTGGTCACCGATGTGACCGCGATGTCGGGGCTGGGATTGCGTGTCGGACTGCTTTTTGTGCGCTCCGCCTACCTGGACGATAGCCGCGATCCCCCCAATCCCAAGGCGCTGGCGCTGGCGGATTTGCCCGGTGTCACCCGGCTTTCGCCGGGATGTGCTGCGCACGGCCGGCTGGCGTTTCTGCACCACCCCCTGGTCTTTGCCCGCGGGATTGAGGAACGCGCCAACCTCTCGGCGGATCGGGCCGTGATTGTCGCCCATCACCTGCCGTTCCGGGCCGACGGGTCGCTGGAATATAACCCCTTGGATGCGATCCGCCGGGCGCGCGCCGCGCTGGGTCTGTCGGCATGGATTGCGCCGGTCTCGGGCATGGTCCGGGCGCAGATCGCCGCCTTTGCGCCTTTCCTACGGCAGACGTCCGTCGATTGGCCGAATGTCTTTGACGTGTCGGATTGGACGATAACACGACAGCCCTTCCCGGACAGCGGGCCGCTGACAATCGGGCGGCACGGTCGGTCGGACCCGCTGAAATTCCCGGCGACGGGCCCAGACATTGATGCCTCTCTACCGGTGGGGCCAGACCTGAAAGTCCGCGTTTTGGGATGCCCGACCGCCGCACTGGCCGGGAAAGGCGCGCATCCTGAGGGCTGGGAGGCGTTGGAATTCGGCGCCGAGGCGGTTCCCGACTTCCTTAATTCGCTCGATGTCTTTGTCTACCACTACCATCCGCGCCTCAACGAAGCCTTTGGCAGAACGGTGGTCGAGGCGGGACTTTGCGGACGGCCACTCCTGCTGGATCCCCGTTTGCAGCAGACGTTCGGCGATCTTGCCGCCTATTGTACGCCCACAGAGGTCCGCAACGCCGTCGATAGACTTGCATCGGATCCGGCGGCCGCCCGCGACAAGGCCTCAGACGTGCGCCGCAGGATGGCGGCGCTCTACGCAAGTGAATCCTTGGGAGCAAGGCTGGAACAGATCGCCGACGATCACGGAGAGACAAGCCGGCAAGGGGCCGCAGTGTCGCCGCTGGTTCTGGCAAAAAAGCTCGGCGGCCATTATCGGCGGCGGCTGAGCGGCAAAACGGGTTAG
- a CDS encoding lysylphosphatidylglycerol synthase transmembrane domain-containing protein, with protein MIWIVRNADTSSVFAAMRGANLWLLAAAVGMQVLGAAIMAARWRLLLEVRDVRPGFGYLFTATVSAFFFRQFLPSVVGGDAIRSVAAWRAGADPGFAALSLVADRLFGLLALILFLVVASVFMTQVAGGLPGLWAGMGLAMAVVGGGLVFLMAPGRIRLPARAPARLHRILDAMRVFAGAHRIIPSCLGLSILLQINVVTFYWVIGQALGLDVPYGAFYVIVPIAIFMMMAPFSINGIGIREVAFIYLLGVWNIERELALAFAWLEFGTILTAGLLGGAVYLLHRAPQSTALRGDRGEGATDVT; from the coding sequence ATGATCTGGATCGTCCGCAACGCGGACACCTCATCGGTCTTTGCGGCGATGCGGGGGGCCAACCTTTGGCTGCTTGCGGCGGCGGTCGGCATGCAGGTCCTCGGTGCCGCGATCATGGCCGCCCGGTGGCGACTGCTGCTGGAGGTGCGCGATGTCAGGCCCGGTTTCGGCTATCTCTTTACCGCGACGGTCAGCGCGTTTTTCTTTCGCCAGTTCCTGCCTTCGGTCGTCGGGGGGGACGCAATCCGCAGTGTCGCAGCTTGGCGGGCAGGGGCCGATCCCGGCTTTGCCGCGCTGTCTCTGGTTGCGGACCGGTTGTTCGGCCTGCTTGCGCTGATCCTGTTCCTTGTCGTGGCTTCTGTCTTTATGACACAGGTCGCCGGGGGATTGCCTGGACTATGGGCCGGAATGGGCCTTGCCATGGCGGTGGTCGGTGGCGGGCTGGTGTTCCTCATGGCACCCGGACGGATTCGGCTGCCGGCCCGTGCCCCGGCGAGGCTGCACCGGATCCTCGACGCCATGCGCGTCTTCGCGGGCGCGCACCGGATCATTCCTTCCTGCCTCGGCCTGTCCATCCTGCTTCAGATCAACGTTGTCACCTTCTACTGGGTCATCGGTCAGGCGCTTGGCCTCGATGTGCCTTATGGAGCCTTTTACGTGATCGTTCCGATCGCGATCTTTATGATGATGGCCCCGTTTTCCATCAACGGCATCGGCATACGGGAGGTGGCCTTTATCTACCTGCTGGGGGTCTGGAACATTGAACGCGAGCTGGCGCTCGCCTTTGCCTGGCTGGAGTTCGGCACCATTCTCACCGCCGGGCTGCTCGGCGGGGCGGTTTACCTGCTGCACCGGGCCCCACAGAGCACTGCTCTTCGGGGCGACCGTGGCGAAGGAGCGACCGATGTCACGTGA
- a CDS encoding sulfotransferase family protein, giving the protein MSAIASRLIRRGHALAMPRLRLSPARAGEPLFVIGSGRSGNTLVRRILVASDQIYIPPETFVLGDLIELWPRAALLTWRERVWLFCAHFEKHKHWPTFGLPNLDEFAAEAMQLRPRKLRPLIEAFFFYLARKSGSTATRWGDKTPWNTYHLPAIAQMFPRARYLWLIRDGRDVALSYRKAGLIADFEGAARRWCDANAACARLARWSPNVMQIRYEDLVATPETAFAKVFDWAGLDFAPRMLTADVGSLGDVEQLSHHASVTGAISTSSIGTWRSAVSESELASVPADFHRWLTELGYA; this is encoded by the coding sequence GTGTCTGCCATCGCTTCACGCCTCATCCGGCGCGGTCACGCCTTGGCGATGCCACGCCTGCGGCTCTCACCGGCGCGCGCAGGGGAACCGCTCTTTGTCATCGGTTCCGGGCGGAGCGGCAACACCTTAGTGCGGCGAATATTAGTTGCCTCGGACCAGATCTACATCCCGCCCGAGACCTTTGTACTGGGCGACCTGATCGAATTGTGGCCGCGCGCCGCCCTGCTGACTTGGCGCGAACGCGTCTGGCTGTTTTGCGCACATTTCGAGAAGCACAAGCACTGGCCCACCTTCGGGCTGCCGAACCTCGACGAGTTCGCGGCCGAGGCCATGCAGTTGCGGCCGCGCAAGCTGCGCCCTCTGATAGAGGCGTTCTTTTTCTATCTCGCGCGCAAGAGCGGATCCACCGCGACGCGCTGGGGCGACAAGACCCCTTGGAACACCTACCACCTACCGGCCATCGCCCAGATGTTTCCCCGCGCCCGGTATCTCTGGCTGATCCGGGACGGGCGCGACGTGGCGCTGTCCTATCGCAAGGCCGGGCTGATCGCGGATTTCGAAGGCGCGGCGCGCCGCTGGTGCGACGCCAACGCCGCCTGCGCCCGGTTGGCCCGCTGGTCGCCAAACGTGATGCAGATCCGCTATGAGGATCTTGTCGCCACGCCCGAGACCGCATTTGCAAAGGTCTTCGACTGGGCCGGGCTGGACTTTGCCCCCCGTATGCTGACCGCCGATGTGGGCTCTCTGGGTGACGTCGAGCAACTAAGCCACCACGCCAGCGTCACCGGCGCCATCTCTACAAGTTCGATCGGGACATGGCGCAGCGCGGTCAGCGAGAGCGAACTGGCCTCGGTGCCCGCGGATTTCCACCGTTGGCTGACAGAGCTGGGATACGCCTGA
- a CDS encoding glycosyltransferase family 2 protein → MTSRRVKATIIVAAWRAEDTLSRSVRSALAQDIGSLEVIVVDDASPDGTSRATRELMAVDPRVRLLTLDRNGGPSAARNAAIEAARGEWLAVLDSDDQMQPERLLRMITFAESVGADCVYDDLQPVDPEGRPLGSSHLAALAINSPQKWPIERFLTGCRALPGQAALGYLKPVLRRSFVMQNGLRYDTNLRNGEDFHLIAELLAVGGELWFLPTPGYLYTHRDGSISRRLNPDHARALLHADKAFCARHVDTLSAEARRLMRQRDRNFADLAAAEIAIRAIKSGKLLRATGTLLRRPSAAIRMFRQIRGGLARRRAV, encoded by the coding sequence ATGACGAGTCGCCGGGTCAAGGCAACGATCATTGTCGCGGCTTGGCGCGCCGAAGACACGCTTTCCCGGAGCGTGCGCAGCGCGCTTGCGCAGGATATCGGTTCGCTTGAGGTGATCGTGGTCGACGACGCCTCGCCGGACGGCACCTCGCGTGCTACACGGGAATTGATGGCCGTGGACCCACGGGTGCGGCTGCTGACGCTGGACCGGAACGGGGGTCCATCGGCGGCGCGCAATGCCGCCATCGAGGCCGCGCGTGGTGAATGGCTCGCAGTGCTCGACAGCGACGACCAGATGCAGCCAGAGCGACTTTTGCGGATGATCACCTTTGCCGAAAGCGTCGGCGCGGACTGCGTGTATGACGATCTGCAACCGGTCGATCCGGAGGGCAGGCCGCTCGGGTCCAGCCATCTGGCTGCGCTGGCCATCAATAGCCCGCAAAAGTGGCCGATTGAGCGGTTTCTGACGGGCTGCCGCGCGCTGCCGGGGCAGGCCGCACTGGGGTATCTCAAGCCGGTTCTGCGGCGCAGTTTCGTGATGCAAAACGGGCTGCGCTACGACACCAACTTGCGGAATGGAGAGGATTTCCACCTGATCGCGGAACTGCTTGCCGTCGGAGGGGAGCTTTGGTTTCTGCCGACCCCCGGTTATCTCTATACGCACCGTGATGGATCCATTTCGCGCCGCCTGAACCCCGATCACGCGCGCGCGCTGCTTCATGCGGATAAGGCTTTCTGCGCCCGCCATGTCGATACGCTGAGCGCCGAGGCCCGTCGTCTCATGCGCCAACGCGACCGCAACTTCGCCGATCTTGCTGCAGCCGAGATCGCGATCAGGGCGATCAAGAGCGGCAAGCTTCTTCGCGCCACAGGGACGCTTTTGCGGCGACCGTCTGCGGCGATCCGGATGTTCAGGCAGATCCGCGGCGGGCTCGCGCGGCGCAGAGCGGTATGA
- a CDS encoding glycosyltransferase family 2 protein, with translation MSMIDPSQNNPLVTVVIAAWNAEETIIRAIDSAMSQTVPVEVIVVDDRSTDNTRALAEARAKDDPRLTVLCQPENGGPSAARNRAIAAGRAPWIAVLDSDDWMEPDRLARLLDLAARHGADFMADDLWKLDVGAPEATRRPMLGDVTGTIPVNSADFVASNLSAGHGGRREMGFVKPLMSRSFLDRHGLNYDPNVRLGEDYVFYMQALLEGAVFLLTGPTGYVATVRPNSLSGRHPTEAHAHLVAADRALLARKDLSADTRRALEAHMMEQYKKWAWRKLIDAVRDADPVAALRCFWAPPQVTVDLFGRLIREALVRARRRTGAG, from the coding sequence ATGTCGATGATTGATCCCAGCCAGAATAATCCGCTGGTTACGGTCGTCATCGCCGCATGGAATGCCGAAGAGACGATCATCAGGGCCATCGATTCAGCCATGTCACAGACGGTGCCCGTCGAGGTTATCGTGGTCGATGACCGGTCCACCGACAATACGCGGGCGTTGGCAGAGGCCCGGGCCAAGGACGATCCGCGCCTGACCGTCCTGTGCCAGCCAGAGAACGGTGGCCCTTCTGCAGCGCGCAACCGAGCCATCGCGGCGGGCCGAGCACCTTGGATCGCGGTTCTGGATTCCGACGACTGGATGGAACCCGACCGCCTTGCCCGCCTGCTGGATCTGGCCGCGCGACACGGGGCCGATTTCATGGCCGACGACCTGTGGAAGCTCGACGTGGGCGCTCCGGAAGCCACCCGTCGCCCGATGCTTGGCGACGTGACTGGGACGATCCCCGTGAACTCCGCCGATTTCGTGGCGTCCAACCTATCCGCTGGCCACGGCGGCCGCCGCGAGATGGGGTTCGTGAAACCTCTCATGTCCCGCAGCTTTCTGGACCGGCACGGGCTGAACTATGACCCCAACGTCCGCCTGGGAGAGGATTACGTGTTCTATATGCAGGCGCTTCTTGAAGGAGCGGTGTTCCTGCTGACCGGGCCAACCGGGTATGTCGCGACCGTGCGGCCGAACTCGCTGTCGGGTCGGCATCCGACAGAGGCCCACGCCCATCTGGTCGCAGCGGACCGTGCCCTACTGGCCCGCAAGGACCTCTCCGCCGACACCCGACGCGCGCTTGAGGCGCACATGATGGAGCAATACAAGAAATGGGCCTGGCGCAAGCTCATCGATGCGGTGCGTGACGCGGATCCGGTCGCAGCCCTGCGCTGCTTTTGGGCACCGCCCCAAGTCACGGTAGACCTCTTCGGTCGCCTCATACGTGAGGCCCTGGTCCGCGCCCGACGCCGCACGGGCGCGGGATAG